The Pseudomonas putida nucleotide sequence ATTTCTGCCCTGGTGCTCGGCGTCGACGGTGATCGAGGCCAGCGACACTCACATGCGGGCGAAGCTGGAAGTGGCCAAGGGCGGCATGAGCCAGCAGTTCGTCACCCGCAATGTGCTGGTGCCGGGGCAGTCCATCGAGATGAACCTGGAAGAGGGGCCGTTCACTCAGCTGCATGGCCTGTGGGTGTTCAAGCCGCTCGGTGAAAAGGCCTGCAAGATCAGCTTGGACCTGACCTTCGACTACGCCGGAGCAATCGTGCGTGCCACGCTTGGGCCGCTGTTCAACCAGGCGGCCAATACCTTGGTGGACGCGTTCTGCCAGCGTGCCAAGCAGCTCAATGGTCAAGGTTGAAGTGGCCTACGCCACGGCCGAGCGCCAGTGGCTGTTGGTTTGTGACGTGCCGGATGGGACCACTGTGCGTGAAGCGTTGCGCCTGTCCGGGATTGCCGCGCAGGTCGGCGGGCTGAATGTCGAGGAATGCCCGGTGGGCATTTTCGGCAAGGTGGTCGCGGATGCGCACGAGCGTGTGGTCGAGGAGGGGGAGCGCCTGGAGATCTACCGGCCTCTGCTGATCGACCCGATCGAGGCGCGCAGGCAGCGTGCTGCGCAGGCCAAGGCCAAGCGCTAGCTGCTCTGGCAGGCAACAAAAAGCCCGGACCATGGTCCGGGCTTTTTCGTCTGGCCGGCAATTACTGCGGCGAGGTTTCCAGCGGTGCCGGCGTCGGCACTGGGGTGGTCTCGATGGTATCGATCTCGCGCTGGATGGATTCTTCCGTCGAGCCTGGCTTGGCTGG carries:
- a CDS encoding type II toxin-antitoxin system RatA family toxin gives rise to the protein MTTHIQRSALLPYPAQALYELVNDVASYPEFLPWCSASTVIEASDTHMRAKLEVAKGGMSQQFVTRNVLVPGQSIEMNLEEGPFTQLHGLWVFKPLGEKACKISLDLTFDYAGAIVRATLGPLFNQAANTLVDAFCQRAKQLNGQG
- a CDS encoding RnfH family protein gives rise to the protein MVKVEVAYATAERQWLLVCDVPDGTTVREALRLSGIAAQVGGLNVEECPVGIFGKVVADAHERVVEEGERLEIYRPLLIDPIEARRQRAAQAKAKR